The following are from one region of the Rhodospirillaceae bacterium genome:
- a CDS encoding helix-turn-helix domain-containing protein — translation MENTARTAKQTGDAIRRRRKSLGLTQRDVSARAGLRQPTVSALEAGEGGVKLSTLFDILSALGLELIIRPRSQTSAKDIEDIF, via the coding sequence ATGGAAAATACAGCGCGTACCGCAAAACAGACTGGCGATGCAATCCGCCGCCGGCGCAAGTCCCTGGGCTTAACCCAGCGAGACGTCAGCGCAAGAGCCGGCCTGCGCCAGCCAACCGTTTCAGCCCTGGAGGCTGGAGAGGGCGGCGTCAAGTTAAGCACACTGTTCGATATCCTTTCCGCCTTGGGTTTGGAACTGATTATTCGCCCACGGTCGCAAACAAGCGCAAAAGATATTGAGGATATATTTTAA
- a CDS encoding N-6 DNA methylase: MSLIKSKERVADHGEVFTPPWLVEAMLNLVKDEAERIDSRFLEPACGSGNFLIPILQRKLAAVELKFGKADFEKRHYALLALMCIYGIELLADNIEECNSNLIEIFAGYMSLDKSDDLYNAASHVLSHNLVHGDALTMRTHDGQPIAFAEWGYIGKGKFQRRDFRFDVLTGSSAFSAEGSLFAHLGKHEIFKPIQTYPPMTVRELAAVRGDTPKEAV; encoded by the coding sequence ATGAGCTTGATAAAATCTAAGGAACGCGTCGCCGATCATGGAGAGGTGTTCACTCCTCCGTGGCTAGTCGAAGCAATGCTCAACCTCGTTAAGGATGAAGCCGAGCGCATCGACTCCCGATTCCTGGAGCCTGCGTGCGGCAGTGGGAACTTCCTTATCCCGATTTTACAGCGGAAGCTTGCTGCAGTCGAACTCAAGTTTGGAAAGGCGGATTTTGAAAAGCGGCACTACGCTCTTCTCGCTCTGATGTGTATCTACGGAATCGAGCTGCTGGCAGACAACATTGAAGAGTGCAATTCGAACCTAATTGAAATTTTTGCCGGGTATATGAGCCTAGATAAATCAGATGACTTGTATAACGCGGCATCTCATGTGCTGTCCCACAACCTCGTACATGGTGATGCGCTGACGATGAGAACGCATGACGGCCAGCCGATTGCTTTTGCCGAGTGGGGCTACATCGGCAAGGGCAAGTTCCAGCGCCGCGACTTTCGCTTTGACGTCCTCACCGGATCATCGGCCTTCAGCGCTGAGGGGTCTCTCTTTGCCCATCTTGGCAAACACGAAATCTTCAAGCCGATCCAGACCTACCCGCCGATGACGGTTCGCGAACTGGCCGCCGTTCGCGGAGACACACCGAAGGAGGCAG